The Methanomassiliicoccales archaeon genome includes the window AGGACAGAACCTACTTTCACCGCGTGCTCCTTCCAATAAACCATTATAGTATCTATTAATTCTATAATGATAACGACGAGAAGAATCTCTCCCACGTACTTCAAAGTGGCTTGACGTATGTCTTCCAGTAGTCCAGGATTAGAAAGGCTCTGCATAATGTCTTGTGCCAGACCTACTATTAGAAACACCGCCAATATACATAGAAGGAAAACCAACACGTAGATGATGACCACTTTAAAAATTTCCAAAGGGGAACGCACGAACGTGAATACGGGACACCGCTAAAATGGTTTTCCATCATTGCTTCTTGATTGTCCTTAATCCTCTTAAGTCATTTCCCTACTTACAGCAATCCTCACCACATACTACTTCCTTCTTACCAGTCAAGGCCGCTTTGATCATCGCTGCCGCGCAGCCTACGCCACTCTCCACTTTGATAGCCCCGAAGGCACAATTGCGCTGACATGCACCACATTCCATGCAGGCCTCAGGCCTAGCCAACCTCACACGCCGCTCCCCTGGCTGAAACACGCGGTGAGGGCACACTTGCAGACAATATCCACAATTAGTACATCTTCCGGGAAAGAATACCAGCGTATTTATGGGATTAGCATTCTGAACATCTGGGCCGCTGTCCAGATTTATTATGGTCAACTGCTCCATCACCACCACCCCTGCCATGAGGCCAGAAAAGAGAAGATACTGATTACTAGTCCTACTATTAGCATGATTGTGAGAATGGGAATGTATCGGAATATTTCCTTCCGGACTCCCGTCCTAGAGGCGGTTGTGGAGCATCCCGTGAAGTTCAAGGCCATATAGGCCACAGAAGAGATTATAACCAAAGCTGAGGCCAAGCCCATAATTCCTCCCTGGAGCATATTATTGGCCATATAGATAGGATACAAAATAAAAGGGATAGATAGTAGGGCGCCGAGCACCAGACCCTTGCTCGTGAAATCCCGTGTCGGCAAGATTGGAAGCCCTAAGGGAAATAGGACTATGCCCCCTAAAATGGCTGTAACCGCCACCGCAGAAGGGAACGGGCCGAAAAGAAGGAAAAGTGCGATTGGTAGTAGGACTGCCAACCAGAAGTAGTTCTTTATTTCCACCGGAATGAGAACGGCGCGGTCCCGAAGCGGAAATTTCACAGTGCGCATCTCCTCGGTAGCATAGCCCAAACGAAGATATTGTGGTAGATCAGCGGCTCTGACCGGTCCATATTCTACCTTGAATCCAGTTTGCTTGAATACCTCGACCGCAGATACTCCTGGAGCCCCTAGCTGGGGAAGGATTAACCTTCTATGAGCCACCAATTCCTCAAGTCGCGCTTGCTTTACCTGCCTGACCAATTCCTCTGTCGAGAACGTACCCTTTCCCGCCGCGCACCACACGTTCACTCCTTTGGTATCCAGAACGAGGATGTAGCAGCTAATCCCATGCAAGGAAGACCGTAGGGCGTCGAAACTAAGCGTATAGTTTGCCGTCACGAATACAGGAGATGTTGAATTTGGCTCGTTCAATTCATAAATACCAGGCGTAACGCGATGTTGCATTCGTTTATAACCCAGCCTCGCCAAAATATGGTCCCATCGATCTCTTGAGCTCAGTTCCGATGTTGTTCTCATAACGGTCATGGGATCACTCCTAGATTTTGCCATTCAGCTATTATCCATTATTTTTTTCACTGAATCCGAGAAGCTTTCAACCTTGAATAGTTGCAAGCAGCAGGGAACACCTCCTCTCTCCAAAAGCACCACGGCTAATTTCTGTCCTCCCAAAATACCAAATTTCTGTCTCAGTTCTTTGGGCAATACTATCTGTCCTCTGTCATCGACCGACACGATAGCTTCCATGAGATATTTTTCACGGCCAGCATCGTAACTTTCGCAACAGGAATTTTTTGATTCGCTGTCTCGTTCCGAAATCATAGCAGCACTTGATTGTTAAATTCCTATTTAGATTATTCTGAAAAATCAGAAATATCAGATTAATCGAATTTTCTTTTAATGGTAGACTCTTTAATAATCGCATCCGCCCAGGTTTCTGTGGTTCTTGAAGTTAACAATATATTCGCCTCTACCCTCTCTATGCCCTCAGCCCCTTCCAATGATGACTTGATTATCCTCAGCTCTGACATATCCCTCACCCAGGCCAGTGCTGTGATTAAATCGGGAAGATTCCGAAAAGCATTAAAGGAAAGAATGTTAGGCGAGTGCTCATTCAATTTGGTCCTCATGAATTCGCGTAGAGGCATACCAACTTTATGATAAACATGGAACATGCAAAGGATGTCGGACGTAGCTTCGGGCGAAAGTGTAATTGAAAAATCGATTGCACCCCCCTCCCGCATTCTTTTTATTCTATTCTCGATCAATTCAACATCATAACCTAATTCTTTGGCCATTTCAAAAGAGCTCTTTCGCGCATCAATACGCAATGCGCGAATTATTCTCATGTCGATTTCATTCAATTCAAGAGCTTCCCTACTTTTGTTGGGAGGTGGAGTCCTGATTCCAAAGACCAACTCCTTGATCCCCTCTTCCTTCAAGAAGGAAATGTATGAATCAAGATGAGACAGTCGCCTTAGCAGCGCACCGATATATATCCGCCCCCCAGTTCCTATCCCTAACCAGGATGTGGCATTATTCTGACAAAGGCGGGCAACCGCCTCTTCCAATTTGGTAATCTCGCTATTACCATAAACGAAGATCCCCACTGCCCCAAGATGCTCCGGCCTGAACCGAACCACAAAGCTGCGCAGAACTCCGAGCTGAACCATGGTTCTTATCCGGTCTTCTACTTCATCTGGAGTTGTCCTAAGGAAATCTGCCATCTCGCGATAAGAGGCTCGCGAATCTGAAAGGAGCATCTGTAAGAGGACGATATCCGTAAGATCAAGATGCTTGGGATTCATGGATTAATGTGCAAGAGCTACCTTTGTTTAAATACCATCGCCTTCTTCATCGTTTTGGTCTCTAATTGATAAAGAAGTGCCGGCCTCATGTCAGTTTCTCTGGCACGTCGGACAATAGACAGAGGTCCTCCCTCCTATCTCAATAGATGTTAACACCCCGTTATTTCGAGGGCAAAGCTCTCCTCTTCGCCTGCACCTTAAAAGATAACCTTTAGGTAGCCTTTCGAAGACGGTCTCTGCATATATCGATTGGAGCAACACCTCTTTGATCTCCCGACCCAAACACCTCAATCCTTTCGATGATATTTTATTAGCCACTTTAGTAGGATTGATGCGCGCTTGAAACAAGGCCTCATCCGAATACAGATTGCCTACGCCTGCGAGTATGTGCTGATCCATTAACACCGCCTTGATAGGGCGACGATGCGATTTAGCGCAAACCGAAAACTCTTTCTCGTCTAGTGAAAGAGCATCCGGTCCTAAACCACGATCCATAATGAAATCCTTAACTGACCGGGTACAACCTAATCTGCCGAACATCCTCGGATCGTTATAGACTAGAGTGGAGCCATCATCCATTTTGAAGAGCGCTCTTGCGTGAGGGGCTAGCTCCTCACATCCTTGGACTATGAGAAGTTCACCAGTCATACCTAGATGGACCGTAAGGAGCCCAGAGCCCAAATCGAAGAACAGCTGTTTACCATGGCGAAGTATGTTGACCACAGATTTGTTCTCTACGCAAGCTTGCAATTCTGAGGAGTCTACTTCGCTAAGAACTCGGCCGTCCTTGACTACCACTTCATTTATTCGCCTACCGACGCAAGCTGGGATTAATCGACGACGCAGTACCTCCACTTCAGGCA containing:
- a CDS encoding phosphate-starvation-inducible PsiE family protein, with protein sequence MRSPLEIFKVVIIYVLVFLLCILAVFLIVGLAQDIMQSLSNPGLLEDIRQATLKYVGEILLVVIIIELIDTIMVYWKEHAVKVGSVLLVALTAVARELIVFDYYYGKVEILAGTSLAVLTLALAIYLMSKSVAQSSVGKKSETSADK
- the hgcB gene encoding mercury methylation ferredoxin HgcB, with protein sequence MAGVVVMEQLTIINLDSGPDVQNANPINTLVFFPGRCTNCGYCLQVCPHRVFQPGERRVRLARPEACMECGACQRNCAFGAIKVESGVGCAAAMIKAALTGKKEVVCGEDCCK
- the hgcA gene encoding mercury methylation corrinoid protein HgcA; its protein translation is MAKSRSDPMTVMRTTSELSSRDRWDHILARLGYKRMQHRVTPGIYELNEPNSTSPVFVTANYTLSFDALRSSLHGISCYILVLDTKGVNVWCAAGKGTFSTEELVRQVKQARLEELVAHRRLILPQLGAPGVSAVEVFKQTGFKVEYGPVRAADLPQYLRLGYATEEMRTVKFPLRDRAVLIPVEIKNYFWLAVLLPIALFLLFGPFPSAVAVTAILGGIVLFPLGLPILPTRDFTSKGLVLGALLSIPFILYPIYMANNMLQGGIMGLASALVIISSVAYMALNFTGCSTTASRTGVRKEIFRYIPILTIMLIVGLVISIFSFLASWQGWW
- a CDS encoding HgcAB-associated protein translates to MSVDDRGQIVLPKELRQKFGILGGQKLAVVLLERGGVPCCLQLFKVESFSDSVKKIMDNS
- a CDS encoding Lrp/AsnC family transcriptional regulator; its protein translation is MNPKHLDLTDIVLLQMLLSDSRASYREMADFLRTTPDEVEDRIRTMVQLGVLRSFVVRFRPEHLGAVGIFVYGNSEITKLEEAVARLCQNNATSWLGIGTGGRIYIGALLRRLSHLDSYISFLKEEGIKELVFGIRTPPPNKSREALELNEIDMRIIRALRIDARKSSFEMAKELGYDVELIENRIKRMREGGAIDFSITLSPEATSDILCMFHVYHKVGMPLREFMRTKLNEHSPNILSFNAFRNLPDLITALAWVRDMSELRIIKSSLEGAEGIERVEANILLTSRTTETWADAIIKESTIKRKFD
- a CDS encoding DNA-formamidopyrimidine glycosylase family protein, which gives rise to MPELPEVEVLRRRLIPACVGRRINEVVVKDGRVLSEVDSSELQACVENKSVVNILRHGKQLFFDLGSGLLTVHLGMTGELLIVQGCEELAPHARALFKMDDGSTLVYNDPRMFGRLGCTRSVKDFIMDRGLGPDALSLDEKEFSVCAKSHRRPIKAVLMDQHILAGVGNLYSDEALFQARINPTKVANKISSKGLRCLGREIKEVLLQSIYAETVFERLPKGYLLRCRRRGELCPRNNGVLTSIEIGGRTSVYCPTCQRN